From Phenylobacterium montanum, the proteins below share one genomic window:
- the minD gene encoding septum site-determining protein MinD, which yields MSKVMVVTSGKGGVGKTTSSASLGAALALAGQSVALVDFDVGLRNLDLVMGAERRVVFDLVNVVQGDAKLAQALIRDRRIESLSLLAASQTRDKEALSEAGVGEVIGELRQKFDWVICDSPAGIDKGATLAMRFADIAVVVANPEVSSVRDSDRIIGLLDSKTRLAEEGGTIEKHLLLTRYDPARAARGDMMSVKDVLEILAIPLLGVVEESQDVLAASNLGCPVPLHNPGSSVARAYQQAARRLLGEVIAVETPGERRGLMARLFKRRAAVA from the coding sequence ATGTCGAAAGTAATGGTTGTCACCTCCGGCAAGGGGGGCGTCGGCAAGACCACCTCGTCCGCCTCGCTCGGCGCCGCGCTCGCCCTTGCCGGCCAATCCGTCGCCCTCGTGGATTTCGACGTGGGCCTGCGCAATCTGGACCTCGTCATGGGCGCCGAGCGCCGGGTGGTGTTCGATCTGGTCAATGTGGTCCAGGGCGACGCCAAGCTCGCCCAGGCCCTGATCCGCGACCGGCGGATCGAATCCCTGTCCCTGCTCGCGGCCTCGCAGACCCGGGACAAGGAGGCTCTGAGCGAAGCCGGGGTCGGCGAGGTGATCGGCGAACTGCGCCAGAAGTTCGACTGGGTGATCTGCGACAGCCCGGCCGGCATCGACAAGGGCGCGACCCTGGCCATGCGCTTCGCCGACATCGCCGTCGTGGTCGCCAATCCTGAGGTCTCTTCCGTGCGGGATTCCGACCGCATCATCGGACTGCTCGACTCCAAGACGCGCCTGGCCGAAGAGGGCGGGACGATCGAAAAGCACCTGCTGCTCACGCGCTACGATCCCGCCCGCGCCGCCAGAGGCGACATGATGAGCGTAAAGGACGTGCTCGAGATCCTCGCCATCCCGTTGCTGGGCGTGGTCGAGGAGAGCCAGGACGTTCTGGCTGCGTCCAACCTCGGCTGCCCCGTCCCGCTGCACAATCCGGGCTCGTCGGTCGCGCGGGCCTATCAGCAGGCCGCCCGGCGTCTGCTCGGCGAGGTCATCGCGGTCGAGACGCCCGGCGAACGGCGCGGCCTGATGGCGCGGCTGTTCAAGCGCAGGGCTGCGGTCGCATGA
- the minE gene encoding cell division topological specificity factor MinE, which produces MNLFNFFNRNRTGSVAHERLQLLLAHERAGDGHADLVALLEKEILAVIARHLPIERDKVVVRLDQGEAVSTLEIDIEMPEAGWAPPR; this is translated from the coding sequence ATGAACCTGTTCAATTTCTTCAACCGCAATCGGACCGGCTCGGTCGCCCATGAACGGCTGCAACTGTTGCTGGCCCACGAGCGGGCCGGTGACGGCCATGCGGACCTTGTCGCCCTTTTGGAAAAGGAGATCCTGGCGGTGATCGCGCGCCACCTGCCCATCGAGCGGGACAAGGTGGTGGTCCGGCTCGATCAGGGCGAGGCGGTCTCGACCCTCGAGATCGACATCGAGATGCCGGAAGCCGGCTGGGCGCCCCCGCGATAG
- a CDS encoding ParA family protein → MHSVAFISPKGGAGKTTAALLLALGLAERGQRVAMIDSDPNKPLVEWARLPGRPDRLSVHPSPTLHDFVDARREALRTHPDWMILDTEGTERGAMVFTALRPDLVLTPLAGSQLEATQAIKAAEMVRNFGQRGGRPLPHSCLLTRIPAAIRSRTLKAVVDRLRAHEVQILPTALLEKEAFRALFSAGAGFDALEAAGVGGVAAARSNAQAYVDAVLEFVQQTPVS, encoded by the coding sequence TTGCACAGTGTCGCTTTCATCAGCCCGAAGGGCGGCGCCGGGAAGACGACGGCGGCTCTCCTCCTTGCCCTGGGGCTCGCCGAGCGTGGTCAACGCGTGGCGATGATCGATTCCGACCCCAACAAGCCGCTGGTTGAGTGGGCCAGGCTGCCTGGGCGTCCGGACCGTCTGTCCGTGCATCCGTCTCCCACATTGCACGACTTCGTCGATGCTCGGCGCGAGGCGCTGCGCACCCACCCGGACTGGATGATCCTGGACACCGAGGGAACCGAGAGGGGGGCGATGGTTTTCACCGCGCTTCGCCCCGACCTGGTGCTGACGCCGCTCGCCGGATCGCAGCTGGAGGCCACCCAGGCGATCAAGGCCGCCGAGATGGTGCGGAACTTCGGCCAGCGCGGCGGACGCCCGCTGCCTCACTCCTGCCTGTTGACACGCATACCGGCGGCGATCCGATCGCGCACGCTGAAGGCGGTCGTGGACCGGTTGCGCGCGCACGAGGTCCAGATCCTGCCGACCGCACTCCTGGAGAAGGAGGCGTTCCGGGCGCTCTTTTCCGCCGGCGCAGGCTTTGACGCGCTGGAGGCTGCGGGGGTTGGCGGCGTTGCGGCGGCGCGATCCAACGCCCAGGCCTATGTCGACGCCGTGCTGGAATTCGTCCAGCAAACGCCCGTGTCCTAA
- a CDS encoding TonB-dependent receptor: protein MPADLPPNPEIVVVRAARLPPRLSDAAFSVIQLTPKDLATAPRLDTALEQVPGVSLFRRTSSLAANPTTQGVSTRAIAGSGASRALVTLDGVPQNDPFGGWVIWTSLPPENLAGVNVVRGAGAGPYGSGALTGVISLDEAQPAPGAWSGDVEGGDGGQARAAGIAALAAPGGEVVFSAAGEHSDGWVPVEDHPGAADTRLTLTDANASLRYLADLGPGALAARIAAFEEDRGAGLRGAQSRARGAQASLTYAQAPSAGHWGWRAQAWGDLSNLYNSSVSVAAGRVSTTLSNVQYDTPADGYGANIALRRLLDHGELELGGDLRGASGEDREHFKAVAGVLTMDRHAGGETLMGGVYAEASEHLGPWLLVGAARVDDWSSSDGHRIEHKISTGAVTLNLHPPGKDQALPSFRLAVRRDLPADGFIRLAAYSGFRAPTLNELYRPFRVGNDVTESNPALVPEKLYGIEGGVGQDGAVLKWSATGFYNRLEKAVANVTIAHGPFLSPLDGFIVAGGTLFQRENIPAIDAHGVEFDSSLRVSANLTTRTAFAWTEARVDGGSSAPQLTGLRPAETPRLTASLGATWRPLDRLGLTGDVRYESLRFDDDQNTRRLNPGTNVDARADWRLNGHASLFLAMDNLFDAKIATGHTASTATVPGATSYDEPRRFRVGLTLRGGPGA from the coding sequence GTGCCCGCTGACCTGCCGCCCAATCCCGAGATCGTGGTGGTGCGGGCCGCCCGCCTGCCGCCGCGCCTTTCCGACGCCGCCTTCTCCGTGATCCAGCTCACGCCCAAGGATCTGGCGACGGCGCCCAGGCTGGACACGGCGCTGGAGCAGGTCCCGGGCGTTTCCCTGTTCCGCCGCACCTCAAGCCTCGCCGCCAACCCGACGACCCAGGGCGTCTCCACCCGGGCGATCGCCGGCTCGGGCGCCAGCCGCGCCTTGGTGACCCTGGACGGCGTGCCGCAGAACGACCCCTTCGGCGGCTGGGTGATCTGGACCAGCCTGCCGCCGGAGAACCTGGCCGGGGTCAATGTCGTCCGCGGGGCCGGCGCGGGCCCCTACGGCTCAGGCGCCCTGACCGGCGTGATCTCGCTGGACGAGGCCCAGCCCGCGCCGGGCGCCTGGAGCGGCGATGTGGAAGGCGGCGACGGCGGCCAGGCCCGCGCAGCGGGAATCGCGGCCCTGGCTGCGCCCGGCGGCGAGGTGGTGTTCAGCGCCGCCGGCGAGCACAGCGACGGCTGGGTTCCGGTCGAGGATCATCCGGGCGCCGCCGACACCCGGCTCACCCTGACCGACGCCAACGCCAGCCTCCGCTATTTGGCCGACCTCGGGCCCGGCGCCCTGGCGGCGCGGATTGCGGCGTTCGAAGAGGACCGTGGCGCCGGCCTGCGCGGCGCCCAGTCGCGCGCCCGCGGCGCCCAGGCCAGCCTGACCTACGCCCAGGCGCCCTCCGCCGGTCATTGGGGCTGGCGCGCCCAGGCCTGGGGCGACCTTTCCAACCTCTACAACAGCTCGGTGAGCGTCGCCGCGGGCCGCGTCTCCACCACCCTCTCCAACGTGCAGTACGACACCCCTGCCGACGGCTATGGCGCCAACATTGCGCTGCGCCGCCTGCTGGACCACGGCGAACTGGAGCTGGGCGGCGACCTGCGCGGCGCCAGCGGCGAGGACCGCGAGCATTTCAAGGCCGTGGCCGGGGTCCTGACCATGGATCGCCATGCCGGCGGCGAGACCCTGATGGGCGGGGTCTATGCCGAAGCGAGCGAGCATCTCGGCCCCTGGCTGCTGGTCGGCGCCGCTCGGGTCGACGATTGGTCCAGCTCCGATGGCCACCGCATCGAACACAAGATCAGCACCGGCGCTGTCACGCTGAACCTGCATCCGCCCGGCAAGGACCAGGCCCTGCCCAGCTTCCGCCTGGCCGTGCGCCGCGACCTGCCGGCCGACGGCTTCATCCGCCTGGCCGCCTATTCGGGTTTCCGCGCCCCTACGCTCAACGAACTCTACAGGCCCTTCCGCGTCGGCAACGACGTGACCGAGTCGAACCCGGCCCTGGTCCCGGAAAAGCTCTACGGAATCGAAGGCGGCGTCGGCCAGGACGGGGCGGTGCTGAAATGGAGCGCCACCGGCTTCTACAACCGCCTGGAAAAGGCCGTCGCCAACGTCACCATCGCCCATGGGCCGTTCCTCAGCCCTCTGGACGGCTTCATCGTCGCTGGCGGGACCCTGTTCCAGCGCGAGAACATTCCGGCTATCGACGCCCACGGGGTGGAGTTCGACTCCTCGCTCAGGGTCTCGGCCAACCTCACCACCCGCACCGCCTTCGCCTGGACCGAGGCCCGGGTCGATGGCGGCTCGAGCGCCCCGCAACTCACCGGCCTCAGGCCCGCCGAGACCCCGCGCCTGACTGCCAGCCTCGGCGCGACTTGGCGGCCGCTGGACCGGCTCGGCCTGACCGGCGACGTGCGCTACGAGAGCCTGAGGTTCGACGACGACCAGAACACCCGACGGCTCAATCCGGGGACCAATGTCGACGCCCGCGCCGACTGGCGGCTGAACGGCCACGCCAGCCTGTTCCTGGCCATGGACAACCTGTTCGACGCCAAGATCGCCACTGGCCACACGGCCTCGACCGCGACCGTGCCAGGCGCCACGAGCTATGACGAACCGCGGCGGTTCCGCGTCGGCCTCACCTTGCGCGGCGGGCCAGGCGCTTAG